One stretch of Astatotilapia calliptera chromosome 3, fAstCal1.2, whole genome shotgun sequence DNA includes these proteins:
- the shbg gene encoding sex hormone-binding globulin — translation MCCRMTWKAMAGALLLTLSLILLGWGAEGQENGGDKKKVLGSSTVNLGQNTHDWRPLIHTTVNLSEIRSIKSSFEFRTFDPEGLIFYGDTKNGDDWFILSLKDGVPLMQISKGVLVSVAGNPRLNDGKWHTMEVSNQGKFVKLEVDGTGGLVVGIHSKQMEEVIYGKLRLALGGILISKEKMILQFNPKMDGCVRKGNWLNLTSPWVAEADELQPCYENIQPGSYFPGTGFAIFNTSDFQIDGDHEVHIELWGDFSQMDGTLLSIKADGEELMFSVVADNNTKNFTFTSREEVFTMKNTFKRLQIKFLKDSLRVVKHEEESSADFSVSAGSNTGYLSAWRDGHLAIGGLLGENDDDVGSQFLTGCLEKIQVQGKDLDLDLARVKHVSVSSHSCPA, via the exons ATGTGCTGCAGGATGACTTGGAAAGCAATGGCAGGTGCACTACTACTCACTCTGAGCCTTATTTTGCTGGGGTGGGGAGCTGAGGGCCAGGAAAACGGAGGTGATAAG AAAAAGGTGCTGGGCAGTTCTACCGTCAATCTGGGCCAGAACACCCACGACTGGAGGCCGCTGATCCACACAACGGTCAACCTTAGTGAGATCCGCAG CATCAAATCCTCCTTTGAGTTCCGGACATTTGACCCAGAAGGTCTGATTTTCTACGGAGACACAAAAAACGGGGATGACTGGTTTATTTTGTCGCTGAAAGACGGCGTCCCTCTGATGCAGATCAGCAAAGGTGTGCTCGTCAGCGTAGCGGGCAACCCGAGGCTCAATGACGGGAAATGGCACACA ATGGAAGTGAGCAACCAGGGCAAATTTGTAAAGCTGGAGGTGGATGGCACTGGCGGGCTGGTGGTGGGCATACATTCCAAGCAGATGGAGGAAGTCATTTACGGTAAACTTCGACTGGCCCTTGGCGGGATTCTGATCAGCAAAGAAAAGATGATTCTTCAG TTCAATCCCAAAATGGATGGCTGTGTGCGGAAAGGCAACTGGCTGAACCTCACCTCCCCATGGGTGGCAGAGGCAGACGAGCTACAGCCTTGCTATGAAAACATCCAACCTGGCAGCTACTTCCCTGGCACAGGATTTGCCATTTTCAACACCTCAG atTTCCAGATCGATGGAGATCACGAGGTCCATATTGAGCTGTGGGGGGATTTCAGCCAGATGGACGGGACCCTTTTGAGCATCAAAGCTGATGGGGAGGAGCTCATGTTCTCTGTGGTAGCTGATAATAACACTAAG AACTTCACATTTACCTCTAGAGAAGAGGTGTTCACCATGAAAAACACTTTCAAGAGGCTCCAAATTAAGTTTCTGAAGGATTCGCTGAGGGTGGTTAAACATGAGGAAGAATCATCGGCTGATTTTTCAGTCAGTGCAGGGAGCAACACCGGTTATTTATCAGCTTGGAGAGATGGTCATCTTGCCATCGGAGGCCTTTTGG gtgagaatgacGACGATGTCGGCTCTCAGTTCTTGACAGGCTGTCTGGAGAAGATCCAGGTCCAAGGGAAGGATTTGGATCTGGATTTGGCACGCGTGAAACACGTGTCCGTTTCCTCTCACAGCTGCCCCGCTTAA